From a single Capsicum annuum cultivar UCD-10X-F1 chromosome 12, UCD10Xv1.1, whole genome shotgun sequence genomic region:
- the LOC107848851 gene encoding probable WRKY transcription factor 17, whose amino-acid sequence MVHPSHCIKVKKVIMFSKMNEELALQKATATELKIMEHLIKLVANEPAVQVDCRKITDFAIAKLKKANSMVGQTSHARFCLGPVQAQNEVKSQAQAMVQVHDSLTSLSLSLYGYMEKERVLAPAPLSVVTPVAASVQTGLMLGFRKSRVNVVAIAGSSGGSSVGDMKWKDAFGSMKNGISSYSFLSSTTGEGLPCSSSMLLRLMAHAMFAGKQPSAIGKRCREQEQSTDGSSKKRLVFLSSLMLLYFLCLCLTFIYVSKNIRNAYSRFL is encoded by the coding sequence ATGGTTCATCCTTCTCATTGTATCAAGGTTAAAAAAGTGATTATGTTTTCCAAAATGAATGAGGAATTAGCCCTTCAAAAGGCTACTGCGACCGAGTTGAAAATAATGGAGCATTTGATCAAGTTGGTAGCTAATGAACCAGCAGTTCAGGTGGATTGTCGTAAGATAACTGATTTTGCTATTGCAAAGTTGAAGAAGGCGAATTCTATGGTGGGACAGACAAGTCATGCTAGGTTCTGTCTTGGTCCAGTTCAGGCTCAGAATGAGGTTAAATCTCAGGCTCAGGCTATGGTTCAGGTTCATGATTCCCTGACTTcattatctctttctttgtatGGTTATATGGAGAAAGAGAGAGTGCTTGCACCAGCGCCGCTGTCTGTAGTGACGCCTGTGGCAGCGTCAGTGCAGACAGGCTTAATGCTTGGGTTCAGGAAGTCAAGAGTTAATGTTGTTGCTATTGCTGGTTCTAGTGGTGGTTCTAGTGTTGGTGATATGAAATGGAAGGATGCTTTTGGTAGCATGAAGAATGGGATAAGTTCTTATTCCTTCCTTTCATCTACTACAGGCGAAGGGCTTCCTTGTTCTTCTTCCATGTTACTGCGTCTGATGGCACATGCTATGTTCGCAGGAAAACAACCATCTGCCATCGGGAAAAGGTGTCGTGAGCAAGAACAATCTACTGATGGTTCTAGCAAAAAGAGGTTAGTTTTTCTATCTTCACTAATGCTACTTTATTTTCTCTGTCTTTGTTTAACATTTATTTATGTTTCTAAAAACATTAGGAATGCTTACAGTAGATTTTTGTGA
- the LOC107848847 gene encoding probable WRKY transcription factor 11, with translation MNKELALQEAASTGLKIMEHLIKLTTNESVVQVDYHEITDFAVAKLKKANAMVGRTGHARFRRGPVQVQAQNKAESQAQVQNSLTSLSLSPYGYMEKERVLASMTLSVVASVAAPVQTELTLGFKMPIVNDDVGGAGVGNMKWKDDFGGMKNWINSSSFLSFITGEGSESIVNVVPPPSSSMLLLPIAQVVSAEKQSSATGKRCREQEQSGDGSGKKRKVFPRKVIRTSVISSKITDIPADECSWRKYDQKLIKGSPHPRVYYKCTSFPGCPAKKHVERVMEDPMMLIVTYEEEHHHTQVAIQEYNSQMMAFGLAGEK, from the exons ATGAATAAGGAATTAGCCCTTCAAGAAGCTGCTTCAACCGGGTTGAAAATAATGGAGCATTTGATCAAGTTGACAACTAATGAATCGGTGGTTCAGGTGGATTAtcatgagataactgattttgCTGTTGCAAAGTTGAAGAAGGCTAACGCTATGGTGGGACGGACTGGTCATGCTAGGTTCCGTCGTGGTCCTGTTCAGGTTCAGGCTCAAAATAAGGCTGAATCTCAGGCTCAGGTTCAGAATTCACTTACTTCGTTATCTCTTTCTCCGTATGGTTATATGGAGAAAGAGAGAGTACTGGCATCAATGACGCTGTCTGTAGTGGCGTCAGTAGCGGCGCCGGTGCAGACAGAGTTAACACTTGGCTTCAAGATGCCAATTGTTAATGATGATGTTGGTGGTGCTGGTGTTGGTAATATGAAATGGAAAGATGATTTTGGTGGCATGAAGAATTGGATAAACTCTTCTTCCTTCCTTTCGTTTATTACAGGCGAAGGGAGTGAAAGTATCGTGAATGTtgttcctcctccttcttcttccatGCTATTGCTTCCAATCGCACAGGTTGTTTCTGCAGAAAAACAGTCATCTGCCACTGGAAAAAGATGTCGTGAGCAAGAACAATCTGGTGATGGTTCTGGCAAAAAAAG gAAAGTTTTTCCTAGGAAAGTAATAAGAACTTCAGTGATAAGTTCAAAAATTACTGATATACCAGCAGATGAGTGTTCATGGAGGAAGTATGATCAGAAGCTGATTAAGGGTTCACCACACCCACG ggtCTATTATAAGTGTACCAGTTTTCCTGGATGCCCAGCAAAGAAGCATGTGGAGAGGGTTATGGAGGATCCTATGATGTTAATTGTGACCTATGAAGAGGAACATCATCATACGCAAGTCGCGATACAAGAGTACAATTCTCAAATGATGGCTTTTGGGTTAGCAGGAGAAAAGTAG